A single Tachypleus tridentatus isolate NWPU-2018 chromosome 9, ASM421037v1, whole genome shotgun sequence DNA region contains:
- the LOC143226549 gene encoding uncharacterized protein LOC143226549, with product MVAVTRNMCRRSLRRTDNLITTVKNSSMIFKTPKSRALRKKTKQKRPKENTVNNSRSDGLLSNFHQVGSSALCSTSCNNESDLELSLGNKENECKWEKKRLRITCNSKESKISSSFDSGILLSPLNSTNQNSGLKPNKTKLRTNCKTLAGVRCDEITALSTSYNHSERLCTTIQCYTSTPNYPKNVTSSPVRPLGSSEEPFLLSTEDKECNSLSTVEDYGLVSLFETPPDLSPVASQNYTDIKSPSNCNTEQINTSSPVIQFGESKKPRKSYSRSSLKAIKKCLVLDSETHYHEENKDNQKKSSGKRKNQKTQNDEYENWASQVNQDLMDAENFELVCE from the exons ATGGTTGCAGTAACCAGAAATATGTGCAGAAGGTCACTGAGAAGGACtgataacttaataacaacagTGAAAAATTCTTCTATGATTTTCAAAACTCCCAAAAGTAGGGCTTTGAGGAAGAAAACTAAACAGAAAAGGCCAAAAGAAAATACTGTGAATAATTCTAGAAGTGACGGTTTATTATCTAATTTCCACCAAGTCGGATCCAGTGCGCTGTGTTCAACATCTTGTAATAATGAGAGTGATTTAGAGTTGTCTTTGggaaacaaagaaaatgaatgtAAGTGGGAGAAAAAAAGGCTTAGAATCACATGTAATTCAAAAGAAAGCAAAATTTCTTCTTCATTTGATAGTGGTATTTTACTTTCACCTCTTAACAGCACAAACCAAAACTCTGGTCTCAAACCTAATAAGACAAAGCTTAGAACCAACTGCAAGACACTTGCAGGTGTTAGATGTGATGAAATCACAGCATTGAGTACTTCATACAATCATTCTGAAAGGCTTTGTACAACCATCCAGTGTTACACCTCTACACCAAATTATCCTAAAAATGTTACCTCTTCACCAGTCAGGCCATTAGGCAGCAGTGAAGAACCTTTTTTACTTAGCACTGAAGACAAGGAGTGTAATTCATTGTCCACAGTTGAGGATTATGGACTTGTCTCTCTGTTTGAAACACCTCCAGATTTGTCTCCTGTGGCATCTCAAAACTACACAGACATAAAGTCTCCTTCCAATTGTAATACTGAACAGATAAATACTTCATCTCCTGTTATACAATTTGGGGAATCAAAGAAGCCAAGAAAAAGCTATAGTCGCTCTTCTCTTAAAGCCATTAAGAAATGTTTGGTTCTAGACTCTGAAACTCATTATCATGAGGAAAACAAAGACAACCAAAAAAAGTCTTCAGGAAAGAGAAAGAACCAAAAAACCCAGAAT GATGAATATGAGAATTGGGCATCACAAGTCAACCAAGATTTGATGGATGCTGAAAACTTTGAGCTGgtttgtgaatga